TGGCATGCGACCGGGGCCGAGCCGCGCTCTTGCCCGATCCGAGAAAAGCCCGCAGGCTCGTCATTGGGTGCGTCATGTCGCCCCTCGTTGCGTTAGCTTGATGTCAGGCTACACGAATTGGCGTCAAGCCCGCGTAAAAATCTTCGGCATGTGCCAACCGCTTTTCCCGTCGCGCTCACCACCTGCAAACGCGACCGGAGAAGCGGTCGAAGAGCATGCCGCCTGTCTCAGAGGCCGAGAATGCGCCGGGCTTCGAGTTCCGCCAACTCCAGCGCAGCGTCGGAGCTGCGCATGGGTCGGCCGCAGCCGCGTCCTGTGATCTGCTGCAGCGTTTTGCTGTCACGCGTAGTGGTCACACGAAGCGCGCCTTTGAACATCTGGCCCGGAGCGGGAAACACGCAGGCCTCTACGGTCATGTTTCCCTTGGTTTGTTTGAATGCCATACGATTCCCTATGATTAGTGTGCCGCGCCGTTGATCGCAAGACCTGCCGGCCGGGCTTCAAAGCGGTACTGAAGATGCTTGGGATAGTGCGGATCCAGTTCGCGCACAAGCCGGTCGATTTCCCGCCCAAGCTCGCCGCAGCCGTCAACTCCCAGCAACTGGGTGGCTTTCGCTATCCCCTCGCCGAATTTCTCGACCATGAGCGCCGCAAGTGCAGGCGTTTCCGCGCCCCGCGCGACATCGCTCTGGCGATTCTCCGCATAGCGCTGGATCTCCACGATCAAAGCCTTGATTTCGTCATTTTTCATTGCTTGCCAGCCTCTACTGTTTGCAGCCGCGCTGGAGTGCGGCCCGTACGACGCCACCGCCATTCCCGACGGTGAGAATGCGCTTTACATTTAGAACTCCAAATTCTTCATCGAGTCCATCATGACGTTTCTATTTCAGCACATGCCGTGTCAAGAAGCCGCAAAACCAGACGGGGTAGCTGCAAAGATTGTGTAATGGCGCGCCATGCCCTACTCGGCTGACTCGGCCGGCAAGTCCTCGACGCCGATCAGCCGGTAGCCGACACCGCTCTCCGTGACGATATGCTCGGGCTGCGCCGGGTCGCATTCCAGCTTCTGCCGCAGGTGCCCCATGTAAATGCGCAGGTAATGGAAGTTGTCGGCACGAGCCGGCCCCCACACTTCCTGGAAGAGCTGGTGATGCGTGAGCACCCGCCCCGGATGCCGCGCGAGTGCGGACAGCAAGCGGTATTCGATCGGGCTCAGATGAACGGTCTCGGTGCCGCGCACCACGCGTCGCTCGCCCAGATCGAGCGTGATCGTGCCGAAGCGAACCTGCGACAGCACGGAGCGGCCGCCGCGTGCCTGCCGGCGCAAATGCGCGCGGATTCGCGCCATCAGTTCCGGCAATCCGAATGGCTTGGTCAGGTAGTCGTCGGCGCCGGCGTCGAGTGCCTTTACCTTGTCTTCCTCGCGGCTGCGGCCGGACAGCACGATCACAGGCACCGTCGACCACGCACGCAATTCGCGGATCATCTCCGTGCCGTCCATATCCGGCAGGCTGAGATCGGCGACCACCAGGTCGGGCCGCCGCGTGGCGGCCTGGGCCAGTCCCTGCAAACCCGTGCTGGCTTCGAAGACCGCCATGCCCTCTGCCTCCAGGGCAAACCGGACAACACGGCGAATATTTTTCTCGTCGTCGATCAGGACAACGGTCACAGTCGGCTCGGTCATGATGCGAAGCGAAGTCGACCGTGCCAGATCATCAAGTTCAAAACCAACCTCATTTTTATGAACGACATCACTCGACACCGGCCCGCAAGCCGTAGCGTCGCAACCTCTCTTTTCAGGTTGGCTAAATGTATAGCGCGATGCGAATAAAAATGTCGTAAATCCGGCGTGATGGAACACAGGCAGACGCACTGACGCGACGCGCCAGGCCCTGGCACGCGGCCCTGCCCGGCTGAGTGCAGGCAGGCACCGCGTTGAGTGCACGGCCGGGAGTCCGGACCGTGCTGAGAGGCGATTTACTTCAGGAGCGTCATCTGCACGACCTTCACGATCACCAGCGCGACGGCCAGCAGCAGGTAGCCGCGCAGCACCCCCATCCAGACACGCTTGCTCAGCGTGAGATTCGGCGGCGGCAGTTCGTCGAGCGGCGGCATGCGCCACGTGTCACGTGCGCCCTTCGGATAGGCGTGGACGTCAACGTCCGCCGTTTCACGACGAAACCGCCGAAGCCCTGTCGTCGCAGCGTAGCCGAAGACGGCCAGCAGGGTGCCGCCCGCGAGCGTTTCCAGAATCGTTTCGCCCGTGATATCCGGGTACACCACTGAAGCGGTCAGGATGATGGACAGCATCACCAGCACCCAGACGACGGCGCCGGTAAACACGTTCAGCTTCTTCGAGTTGACCCACGGGCCGAGCACGGCCTTGTCGTTACACAGCAGCAGCAAAAACACGGTTGCGCTGGGCAGCAGAATGCCCGCGAGCGTCTGCACCGCTTCCGTCAGCAGGCCAAGCGGGCTGCCGGGAATCAGCACGATCGCCGCAGCAGCGGCAACAATGCCGAAGTACACCAGATAGAAACCCTTTGCATCCGACACATTGCGATGCAGCGAGTGACGGATCTTGAACACGTCGCCAATGGCATACGCGGTCGACAGCGATACCGCAGCCGCACCGATGATGGCGGCGTCGAACAGCGCAACAGCGAAGAGCACGGCCGAGGTGTGGCCCGCGTATTTCTCGAGGCCGGCGATCACGCCACCGGCATCCGTGAAATTGCCGAATTCAGGCTTGCCGGAGAAGAGCGCAGCGCAGAAGGCAATCATCGCCACCGCACCGATCAGCACGAACACGATGCCAATCCACAGGTCCGCTTTTTCATACTTCATGAAGCGCGGGGTGATGCGCTTGTCGACCACATAGCTCTGCTGGAAGAACAATTGCCACGGGGCGACCGTGGTGCCGACAATGCCGATGACCAGCAGCATCACATCGCTCAGCTTCGAGTTGGCAGGCCAGTTCGGGATGAAGAAATCGCGCGTCATCTGCGCGACCGGCGGATGAATCGACACCAGCACCGGCACCAGTAGCAGGCTCAGCAGACACAGCACAACCGCGAAGCGTTCGAAGCGCCTGAAGTTACCTGTACTGACGGCCGCCATGGTCAACGCCGCGGCGATGCAAACCCCGAGTATCTTGGAGACGCCGAAGAAGTCGAGCACAAACGTAATGCCGATGAACTCGGTCACGATGGTCAGCGCATTGAGGATGAACAGGTCGACGACGCTGAACGCCCCCCAGAATTTACCGAACCGTTCGAAGATGAGACGCGCGTGCCCGACGCCCGTCACTGCGCCCAGGCGCAGCACCATCTCCTGATTGACGAACAGCACGGGGACCAGCAGCAGCATCGTCCATAGCAAGGTAGTGCCGTAGTTCTGACCTGCCTGGGTGTAGGTGCCGAAGGCGCCGGCATCGTTGTCCCCCACCATCACGATGAGGCCGGGACCGAGAATGGCCAGCAGGGTTCGGAAGCGCGCCCACCAGTTGGTGCGCGGCGCGGTGTCGTGATGCGCGATGGTCCCGAGCGCACCCTTGATGTCGCCAAGATGCGCGTCGTCGAGGACGGCGCTGCGTGGCGGTGAGACGTTGGATGGAGTCGACATGTTGTTTTATTCCCCAAAGACGGGTGATTGCAAAGAAAAGGCGCACCTCTGCCATACGTAAGGGCGTGCGTCGCCGAGCGACGACGTCGCTTGCGTATGGCGGAAACAGCGCGAGAAATTACGAAAGGAGCGTCTTGAGACGCAGCCAGAACACGGCGAGTTTGCGCGGTTCGGGGGCGTGCAGCGCCAGCATGGCGTCGTAGTGGACGCGCGATTCCTGGACGTGCGGCAGTTGCGACAGGAGCAGACCGAAGTTCATGATATTTCTCCGAGCGTTTGGCTTAACGCGGTGTGCGGAAAGCCAGCCGACACGAAGGCTGGGCGCATCCTGCGCGCAGCGACGACGGTCTACTCGCTTTCCTCAGACAAAGGGAAAGGACAAGCTAAAGATGAGCGGCATAAGGGATAACTGTCACTGTCCGGCATGGGAGCTCCTTTTTTGGCAGACGTGCGCTGGCTACGCGCGTGTTTGTCCACGCGTCGATCCGCGCCTGCAAAACGAACAGGCGCAAACGGACACGGCCGCGAGTGGGTGCTCGCGACACGGTGCCATAGGGACGCACGTCATCGTGGCGGCTCTATGGCGCTAATCAAGGTGCACGGAGAGGATTACTTCGGCGCGCACCGTCTGCCTGCTGGCAAGACGGCGGCTGAGAAAGGGAGCGCGGACGTCCTGCCGGTCAGGCAGCAAACAAATTCGAAGATCGACTACTGCTGGTGTCCAAGGCATTCGCCCCGTTTGTGAAGATGCCCGAATTTTAGGTGCGACTTAAATCCGAAGTCAATCGATTCGTTAAGCAGAGCCAAGATAATTTTCGGCCATCGCAGATTCTTTCCGAATCACAAGAAAAGAAAGGTCGATGCAAGATATAGCGAGGTGTCGAACCTGCGCCGCAGAAGCGTTCCCGCATGCTTTCGCGGAGGCGATTCGGAGCGCGATATTCATGTGGTTTTTTTACTTGCCGGTTCGCGCAAGATGCGAATACAATCCGCCCGTCCCATCAAAAGGAGTCCCTCGTGGACGCAAGCTCTAGTAGTGGAAGTCCGATGCCGGCCCGTGCCGGCAGCACACACGCGAGATAGCCGCCGCAGGATCCCTCCTTCGCCGCTAACTCGCTTCAGTCGGGTTAGCGCGCTTCATCTCTGACCGGTATTGCGCCGGTCCGTCAGCAGCACGCTCCCTTGTACGACCGCCTTTCGCAAGCTCGCTTGCGAGACGCCGTCACGTCTTCACACGTCGCCTGAGTTTTTCAGGCTGGACGGGGAGCAGCTTATGTTCGTCTATTCGTTTTTCAGCGCTGCCTGCAGCGCAGGGTTCGGCGCCCCGCTCCGCCGTGTCGCGGCCAGCACCGCCAAGCGGGTTGCGCGCGCCGCGCTGCGGGCGGTCTACGCCGGCAATCCATTGACACCTACCGGCTACGCGATTCTGGCGATGACTGTTGTCGCCGTGGCGCTGGTCGCGCTGTTGTCCACCTGGTCTCTCGGTAACGAACTGGAGAGTGCGTTACGAGTGAGCTGGTGGTTCTCCTGAAACGGGGCAGATGCACGGCCCCTCTTTTGACACATTCGATCGATAAAACATCCAGGCGGCTACGCCGCGATAACTTCGCCCCACTCGCCATGAAAAAGAATCTGAAAACCAAACTGCTGCTTTCCAGCGGACCCTTCAGTCTGAGCCTGTTGCTGTCGCTCGGAATCGTGCCGCCGGCGCTTGCCCAGGCGAGCAGCGACGCCACGCCTGCCCCTGCGGCCGGACAAAGCGACGCCCAACCGGCGGCCCCGGCCACCGCCGACAGCGCCGCGGCCAAACCGGACGCGACGCCGCCCGCGCCGACCGGCTTTTGGGAGCGCTCAAACCTGCTCGGCGATATGGGCGGTCTGCGCCCCTGGCTCGGCAACTATGGTGTGAGCGTGGGTCTGCAGGAAACCAGCGAGTACCTGAACAACCTGTCGGGCGGCACGCGACGCGGTGGCGCGTACGATGGTCTGACGCAGATCGGTATCGGCGTGGATACGCAGAAGGCCTTCGGTCTGCCAGGCGGCATCTTCAACGTATCCGGTCTGCAGATTCACGGCAGCAATCTGAGCTCGCGCGGTCTTCAGACGTTGCAGGCCGCGAGCGGCATCGAGGCGAACGATGCCACGCGGCTGTGGGAGCTGTGGTATCAGCAGTCGCTGCTCGGCGGCAAGGTCGACATCAAGGTCGGCCAGCAGAGTCTCGACCAGGAATTCATGGTGAGCCAGTACGCCGCCACGTTCATGAATGCGACCTTCGGCTGGTCGGTTCTGCCGTCCGTCGATCTGCCTGCGGGCGGTCCGGCCTATCCACTGTCCTCGCTCGGTGCGCGTCTGCGGGTTACTCCTTCGGACAACTGGACAGTGCTCGCCGGCGTGTTCGACGGCAATCCCGCGGGCAATGGTGTGGGCGATCCGCAAACGCTAAACGCGCACGGCACGAACTTCAATCTGCATGACAGCGCGTTGTTCATCGGCGAAGTGCAATACGCGCTCAACCCGGCGCCGTCCGACCCGGCTGCAGCGAAGCCCACCGGCTTGCCCGGCACCTACAAGCTCGGCTTCTGGTACGACACGCAGCAGTTTCCTGATCAGGGCTTCGACACCAACGGGCTGTCGCTCGCGAACCCGGCTAGCAACGGTATTGCGCAAAGCCATCGCGGCGACTACAGCTTCTACGCCGTGGCCGATCAGATGGTCTGGCGTCCGGGCGCCGACAGCCCGCAAGCAGTGGGCGTGTTCGCCCGCATCATGGGCGCGCCCGGCGACCGCAATCTGGTGGACCTCGGCATCAATGCAGGGGTGACACTGAAAGCGCCGTTCAAGGGCCGCGACAACGACGTCGTCGGACTGGCGGTAGGTTACGCGCAGATTGGTTCGCACGCCCAGGATCTTGCGAGCGACACCGCCGCCTACACGCCGGGCTACCCGTCGCGCAGCGCCGAGACCATCCTCGAAGCGACCTATCAGTATCAGGTCACGCCGTGGTGGCAACTGCAGGCGGATTTCCAGTATGCGTTCCGGCCGGCTGGCGGCATTCCCAATCCGGAGAACCCGTCGCAACGCATCGGCAACGAAGCGATCGTGGGCCTGCGGACCAATATCACGTTCTGATGCATTGACTCGCCCGGAGACGGGCGAGTCCCTCGCTCTTTTCGCGACCTGGTTCGGCCTCTATACTCGGGACACAGAACGGCAACCCTGCCGTAGCGGAGTCCCGATGCACTCACCGAAACTCGCCTGCTCCACCGGCGGCATGGTCACCAGTCCACACGCGCTGGCAAGCGTTGCCGGTCTCGACGTATTGCGCGCCGGCGGCAATGCCATTGAAGCGGCCATCGCCATCGGCGCGGCGCTCGCCGTCACGTATCCGCATTTCACTGGTCTCGGCGGCGACGCGTTCTGGGTAATCGGCGACCGCGACGGCCTCTTGCGCACGGTATCGGGCATCGGCCAGGCGGCCGCCAGGCCACCGGCATTCGACACTGCCATCCCGCTGCGTGGAGCCGCTGCGACACTCACGAGCGCGGCGACCGTCGACACGTGGGATCAGGTCTACGCGATCAGCAAAACGTCATGGAAAGGGCAGCAGCCCTGGTCCGCGTTGTTCGACCGGGCGCTCGACTATGCGTCCAACGGTTTTCCCATCACGCCTTCGCAGCACTTCTGGCAGACCCTGCGCGCTGGCGAATTGAACGCTCTGCCCGGCTTCGCAAACACCTTTGCCCCGCAGGGCCGCATTCCGGCCGTCGCGGAACGCTTCGTCCAACCCGCGCTTGCACGCAGCCTCGAACGCATCGCCCGCTTCGGCGCCCGCGAGTTTTATGAGGGAGAACTGGCCGAGCGGATCGCACGAGGTCTGCGGGAAGCCGGTTCGCCGCTGACCCAGGCCGACCTCGCCAAAACCCGCGCACGCGACGAGCCGCCTTTACGTGTCGCCTATCGGGGCGGCGAACTGGTGAGCATGCGGCCGCCCACGCAAGGCGTCACCACCTTGCAGATCATGGGCACGCTCGAGCGCTTCGATTTCGGCTCGATCGTCGAAGGCAGCGCCGACTATTACCACCTGCTGGTCGAAGCGGTGAAATGCGCATTCATGGATCGCGACCGCTTCGTCTGCGACCCGGATTTCAAACCCGTGCCGGTCGACGACATGCTCGCGGCGGCCACCCTCGACGCGCACGCCCGCTCGATCAGCATGCACACGGCGCGTCCGTGGCCCCATCTGTTCCGCCCCGGCGACACGGTGTTCATCGGCGCCACGGATCGGCACGGCCGCAGCGCCAGCGTCCTGCAAACTGTGTATTTCGACTGGGGCAGCGGCGTGGTCGCGGGCGATACCGGCATTCTCTGGCACAACCGCGGCGCGTCGTTCAGTATCGACCCGGCGCATCACAACGCGTTACAACCAGGCAAGCGGCCGTTCCACACGCTCAACCCGGGCATGTATCTGAAAGACGGCCGCCCGCATCTGCTGTTCGGCACGCAGGGCGCGGACGGTCAGCCGCAAACGCTCGCAGCGATTCTCACGCGCCTGATCGACTATGGCATGGACCCGCTCAGCGCTCTCGCCCGTCCGCGCTTTCTGCTCGGCAAGACCTTTTCGGATACGCGCGATGCGCTCAAGCTCGAAGAGGACGCCGGCCCCGACGTGTTCGCCGCGCTGGCGGCGCGCGGTCATGACGTGAGCGCGATCCCGGCGCAGAGTCCGCTCGCGGGTCACCCCGGCGCGCTACGGATCGACGCCGACGGCTCCGCATGCGGCGCGCACGATCCGCGTAGCGATGGCCGGGCGATGGGTGTGGACGAACCAGCGCCTTGAACACAAGGTTGCGCGCGCATCCTTCCTACGCCTCGTTGGGTTGGCTCGCCTGCGCAACCTGCGCAACATGGGTAATGCCAAGCAACTGCCCGAGGCTTTTCTCCCCGGGCATGCGCGACGTTTCTATACGCTCTTCCAGTTCGCGCAGATGCGAGGTCATGCGAGCAACGGCCCCCGCGGCATCGCCCGCCTCGATGCAATCGACGATCGCCGCATGTTCGTCGTGCTCGCACGGCGCGTTGCCCGGCGCCTCGTACACCCCGACGATCAGCGAGGTGCGCGAGATCAGTTCGGTCAGATAGTTTTGCAGGATCGAATTGCCCGCGAGCGCGCCGATGCGCAAATGAAAGCAACTCGTTAGCCGCGCCCACGAGGGCTGGTCGAAGCGATGCATCGCCTTGTGTTCTTCAGCAAGCTGCTCACGCAAGGCGCGGATATCGTGCGCACTCGCGCGCTGCACGGCAAACTGCACGAGTGCGCTCTCCAGGGCGCGACGCGCTTCGAAAATCTCCCGCGTCTCTTCGGGGGTCGGCGCCGCGATCACCGCGCCTTTGTTCGGCCGCAGCACGACGATGCCGTCGTACGCGAGCTTCTCAAGGACCCGGCGCACCACCGCGCGGCCCACGCCGAACAACTGGCAGAGCTCCGGTTCGGGCAGCTTCGTGCCGGGCGTCAGACGATGGTCCAGCACCCCGTCGAAGATCGATTGATAGATGCGGGCATCCACGTCCGCTTCGTCCTTGGCGTTTTTTCTGGCCGTCGCCGCGCCCGATTTCACGGTCATGGTGTGCCCTGGGAAGTGTCCGCGTTGCGCTCGATTTCATCCATGTGTTGCGCGATGGCGCCAGGTGTCGTCATCCAGATGTCGCCCTTGCGGCATGCCGCTTCAATATGCTGCAGCGCGCGGCGCAAATGGCGCAGCCGGTAAGGCTGCCCCACCAGATAAGGATGCAGCGCAATGCCCATTACCAGCGCCTGCGGCGCGGCGCCGCGATTCGCCTGCTCGAGCATTTCGTCGAACTGATCGACGATCATGTCGGCGAACGCATAGGCGTCCATTTGCCGGCCCACCAGCATCGGCAGGTCGTTGAGTTCCTGCGGATAAGGGATGGCCCATAGCGGCCCATTACGGGTCGCCATCCGCACGGGGCGGTCGTCGTGACACCAGTTCAGCGTGTAGCGATAACCGGTCTGCGCGAGCAGATCCGGCGTCAGGTGCGACTCGGAGATCCACGGCGAAAGCCAGCCTGCAGGCAGCACGCCGCTTTCCGCCGCGATCCGTTCCCGGCAATGCAGCAGCAGTTCGCGCTCGCCCTGTTCGTCGAGCTCGCTCTGCCGGTGCGCATTCGTGTGGCCATGGCCGATCAGCTCGTCGCCGCGCGCCACGCAGGCCGCGATCAGCTCGGGGCAATGATCGTAGAGCGCCGTGTTGATCAGCGTGCCCGCCGGCATGGCGAGATCGTCGAACAGTTCGAGGCAACGCCACGCGCCCACCCGGTTGCCGTATTCGCGCCAACTGTAATTGAGCACGTCCGGCTGCGGCGAGACCGGACCGAGCGCCGCGCCGAGCCCTTCGCCAAACGCAAAGTGTTCGATATTGAAGCCGAGGTACACCGCGAGACCGGTATCGCCAGGCCAGCGGAAACCATCCGTATCCGTAATGGGCCGGTAAGCGAAGCGCCCGTGCGTGGCGATCGGCGCGCGGGCACGGTGTAACGCTTCGGGCATGTTCCGTGAGTCTGTCATTGAAGCCAGCCGTGAGTGACGGTTAGCGCTCCGCATGAACCGGTTTGGCGTCGTCATGCCCCGTGACGGACCGAAGACGCACCGCGATTGCGCAAGAACGCGGCTCAAATCGCTAACGATCCGAGCCTGCGATCGTTTGCAATATGTGAGCCAACTTGCAGACGTTAGGTGTAGCAACCTGTCGGCGATTGCCGGCCCCGATTCATCGCGCATGGCATATGTCTTGCATTTGACGGGCTTCGCACACGCTCCGCCTGTGCCGCTCA
Above is a genomic segment from Paraburkholderia phenazinium containing:
- a CDS encoding response regulator; the protein is MTEPTVTVVLIDDEKNIRRVVRFALEAEGMAVFEASTGLQGLAQAATRRPDLVVADLSLPDMDGTEMIRELRAWSTVPVIVLSGRSREEDKVKALDAGADDYLTKPFGLPELMARIRAHLRRQARGGRSVLSQVRFGTITLDLGERRVVRGTETVHLSPIEYRLLSALARHPGRVLTHHQLFQEVWGPARADNFHYLRIYMGHLRQKLECDPAQPEHIVTESGVGYRLIGVEDLPAESAE
- a CDS encoding Nramp family divalent metal transporter, with translation MSTPSNVSPPRSAVLDDAHLGDIKGALGTIAHHDTAPRTNWWARFRTLLAILGPGLIVMVGDNDAGAFGTYTQAGQNYGTTLLWTMLLLVPVLFVNQEMVLRLGAVTGVGHARLIFERFGKFWGAFSVVDLFILNALTIVTEFIGITFVLDFFGVSKILGVCIAAALTMAAVSTGNFRRFERFAVVLCLLSLLLVPVLVSIHPPVAQMTRDFFIPNWPANSKLSDVMLLVIGIVGTTVAPWQLFFQQSYVVDKRITPRFMKYEKADLWIGIVFVLIGAVAMIAFCAALFSGKPEFGNFTDAGGVIAGLEKYAGHTSAVLFAVALFDAAIIGAAAVSLSTAYAIGDVFKIRHSLHRNVSDAKGFYLVYFGIVAAAAAIVLIPGSPLGLLTEAVQTLAGILLPSATVFLLLLCNDKAVLGPWVNSKKLNVFTGAVVWVLVMLSIILTASVVYPDITGETILETLAGGTLLAVFGYAATTGLRRFRRETADVDVHAYPKGARDTWRMPPLDELPPPNLTLSKRVWMGVLRGYLLLAVALVIVKVVQMTLLK
- a CDS encoding carbohydrate porin, translating into MKKNLKTKLLLSSGPFSLSLLLSLGIVPPALAQASSDATPAPAAGQSDAQPAAPATADSAAAKPDATPPAPTGFWERSNLLGDMGGLRPWLGNYGVSVGLQETSEYLNNLSGGTRRGGAYDGLTQIGIGVDTQKAFGLPGGIFNVSGLQIHGSNLSSRGLQTLQAASGIEANDATRLWELWYQQSLLGGKVDIKVGQQSLDQEFMVSQYAATFMNATFGWSVLPSVDLPAGGPAYPLSSLGARLRVTPSDNWTVLAGVFDGNPAGNGVGDPQTLNAHGTNFNLHDSALFIGEVQYALNPAPSDPAAAKPTGLPGTYKLGFWYDTQQFPDQGFDTNGLSLANPASNGIAQSHRGDYSFYAVADQMVWRPGADSPQAVGVFARIMGAPGDRNLVDLGINAGVTLKAPFKGRDNDVVGLAVGYAQIGSHAQDLASDTAAYTPGYPSRSAETILEATYQYQVTPWWQLQADFQYAFRPAGGIPNPENPSQRIGNEAIVGLRTNITF
- a CDS encoding gamma-glutamyltransferase family protein; its protein translation is MHSPKLACSTGGMVTSPHALASVAGLDVLRAGGNAIEAAIAIGAALAVTYPHFTGLGGDAFWVIGDRDGLLRTVSGIGQAAARPPAFDTAIPLRGAAATLTSAATVDTWDQVYAISKTSWKGQQPWSALFDRALDYASNGFPITPSQHFWQTLRAGELNALPGFANTFAPQGRIPAVAERFVQPALARSLERIARFGAREFYEGELAERIARGLREAGSPLTQADLAKTRARDEPPLRVAYRGGELVSMRPPTQGVTTLQIMGTLERFDFGSIVEGSADYYHLLVEAVKCAFMDRDRFVCDPDFKPVPVDDMLAAATLDAHARSISMHTARPWPHLFRPGDTVFIGATDRHGRSASVLQTVYFDWGSGVVAGDTGILWHNRGASFSIDPAHHNALQPGKRPFHTLNPGMYLKDGRPHLLFGTQGADGQPQTLAAILTRLIDYGMDPLSALARPRFLLGKTFSDTRDALKLEEDAGPDVFAALAARGHDVSAIPAQSPLAGHPGALRIDADGSACGAHDPRSDGRAMGVDEPAP
- a CDS encoding GntR family transcriptional regulator; translation: MTVKSGAATARKNAKDEADVDARIYQSIFDGVLDHRLTPGTKLPEPELCQLFGVGRAVVRRVLEKLAYDGIVVLRPNKGAVIAAPTPEETREIFEARRALESALVQFAVQRASAHDIRALREQLAEEHKAMHRFDQPSWARLTSCFHLRIGALAGNSILQNYLTELISRTSLIVGVYEAPGNAPCEHDEHAAIVDCIEAGDAAGAVARMTSHLRELEERIETSRMPGEKSLGQLLGITHVAQVAQASQPNEA
- a CDS encoding polysaccharide deacetylase family protein, whose product is MTDSRNMPEALHRARAPIATHGRFAYRPITDTDGFRWPGDTGLAVYLGFNIEHFAFGEGLGAALGPVSPQPDVLNYSWREYGNRVGAWRCLELFDDLAMPAGTLINTALYDHCPELIAACVARGDELIGHGHTNAHRQSELDEQGERELLLHCRERIAAESGVLPAGWLSPWISESHLTPDLLAQTGYRYTLNWCHDDRPVRMATRNGPLWAIPYPQELNDLPMLVGRQMDAYAFADMIVDQFDEMLEQANRGAAPQALVMGIALHPYLVGQPYRLRHLRRALQHIEAACRKGDIWMTTPGAIAQHMDEIERNADTSQGTP